A window of Podarcis muralis chromosome 10, rPodMur119.hap1.1, whole genome shotgun sequence genomic DNA:
CACAGTGGCAACCCTCAGGTTTCTCTCCCCGAGAGGCTGCGCTGTACACCCACCCAAATATGCTGACCCAGATCTGCAGCCTCCCCCACAGAGCCCTCTTCTTGAGTCAGGCTGGGCCTTTGTCTGTGCTTTTTCTGCTCTGACAGGCCTCACTCTCACCCTGCCTGGACCATCCCATGGAGAGGCAGACTCACCTGTGACgagcactcctcctcctccatgagaaAGAATTTTGTGCGCAGTTTCTGGGCAAGGGCAGCCAAGCCGTTTCAAGCAACATTCCATGAGCCAGCCCTGCGAGGGCACATGGCGGCTCTGGGCCTGGGCAGTGCAGAAGTAGGTGTGGCCCCTGCACCCCCAGGGACCacataggcggggggggggaggcggctcTGATCCCCCTATAAACAGGCTGTGGCTGCTCCTGCAAGTATTTGTGCTCCTGCTCCAACATGCCTCTTTCCCTCCTGCTGCCAGCGGAGGGCGAGGGCTCATGGCACCTCTTCCATCCTCTCGTTGCAGGAAGCCCTGGGCTAGAAGCCACCCACCAGCCTGGCTGCGGAAGAGGCTGACGACAGAAGAGCTTTTGGACAAGACGGCCAGAATGTGGCCGGCCTGGAAGCCTCCCGTGGCGACGCCAGGAAGCTGGCTCCACCTCTCCGTCCTCCCCAGGCGCAGACTGGATCCCCAGCAGCCTGGCAGGCCCCCCCAGCACCGGCTCCCATGGACTCCAGCCCCCCGTCCAAAGCGCCAGGCAGCCCCCCGCCTGCACCGCGCGCAGCTGATGCGTGTCGGCTGTGCCCTGGGCACCTGCCAAGTGCAGAACCTGAGCCATCGGCTCTGGCTTCTGAAGGGCCAGTTGGGACTTCAGGAATCCGCCCCCATGAACCCCAGCAGCCCCCACAGCTATGGGTGAGGGAAGCAACGGACTCCAGGACTGGAGAGGGTCTCCTGCCTTCCCCTGGCACATCTCGGAGCAGCTGCCCTGGCCTCTCTGGCAGTCTGGATGGGGGTTTCTGCACTGAAGGGAATCCCCCGCTGGAGGGGGCCGTGAAGAAGCAACCAGGGCCCAAGCCCTGACTAGAGCCGGCTGAGGGGTGTCTTGGCCATCTGatggaaaggagcaaagcagccgcCCCAGACCCCCCTGCAGGAGAGGCGGGTGCATATGAGGGCTGGAAGGACTGTGCACAATGTTACACCAAACACAACTCCTACACTTGCACTTGTTATGGAAAATAATAAACATCTAAGTGATGGTCTTTCTTTTGCCAGGAGTTTTCATATGCATTTGGGGGTGGGCCTGAGGCCATGCCCATTTCTATGAGGAAGTACCCCTCACAATAAAAAGAAATGCCAGACTCCCCTCCCCTCCGGGTGTCCCTTGAGACTCGAGAAAGGCAGTCAGCCCAAGAGCCAAACACCCATCGAAGCAAACTGAAGGATGTGAGAGCAAGACAGCCTAGACcaccttcctttttatttatttatgcaatgtATTTCTATGTTGCTCTGCCATAAAACAACAGGGTGATGTGCAGCAAAAAATGCAAACCATTTAAAAATGTTGGagttcccatggggggggggagcacagccagggccggattgaggtttgatgcggccctcagctcctgaaggtaatggggccctatgtccagctgtcctttgtcaacaacaaattgtcgctgttttttgtgttgaatatatgctatatggtaatttatggacctaacaggcaTCTCagaccatttgcacatgttgccaggctaccagtccatgcagaatggaggcaccctatatataggtaaaggtaaagggacccctgaccgttaggtccagtcgcggatgactctggggttgcagcgctcatctcgctttactgtccgagggagccagtgtttgtccccagcttccgggtcacgtggtcagcagcactaagccgcttctggcgaaccagagcagcgcacggaaatgctgtttaccttcttgccacagtggtacctatttatctacttgcactttgtgctttcaaactgctaggttctcAGGAGGTGGGACAGGGCAATgcgagctcactccgttgcggggatttgaaccgccgacctgctgatTGGCATGCcttaggctcagttgtttagaccaaagtgccacccacgtccctaccctatatatagaaaagagcaaagcagtgatatttgagggagcaggctagcaggcggggcccaggacttgcatcataggagctgacaaaacacaaaacactgttgctgtatgtaagtttgatttcatttgttttttatcttatattttggaaatgtgcacccGGTTTCTccaccccttttggggggggggggtcccaggagaggggggccctaagctagagcctGTTGAGCTTAGacgtaaccccccccccgggAGCAGGCTCTGGGCGGGGGGCAAGGGGGAGAACTTTCTCTGGAGATCCCCTCCCGGAAGGGCCCCCCATCTGCTCGCCCCCCTTCCCAGGCGGATGCCCCGAGCAGCGAGGGAGAAGCGCCGCCCCGAGGGGacccccaggggccatctagtcccgCCCCGGCGAGGCCAGAGCTCCCCGGGGCCGGCGGGCCACCAGCTGCAGCGCAGGGCCGCCCCCGGGGGAAGAGGACGACGCCCGGCCCCCTCCGCCCGGACCCCGGAGCGACTCCTCGGGCTCCGCCGGGGAGGACCGGAAGGAGCCCGTGGGGCGACGGGGCTTCGGGCGAGACTCCGGAAGTGCGTCATCCCCGCGCGCCCCGGCGGGAAATTCAAAGCGGCGGCGGCGAGAGCGACGCGCACGAGGCTGCCTTCCTTCCCCCGTCGTCCCGCCGCCCGCTCTTCCCCGGCTGCTCCCCCGGAGCCGGGCGCGGAGAGCCAGCGCTGCCTTCCCTGGAAGACCCGGCCTCCCTGGCCTCGGTCTCTCTCGCCCGGCTTCCCGCTCGGCCCGATGGCGCAGCGGCGAGGGGTCTCGGCCGAAGAAGCCCGCCGGCCGAGGAGGAGCGCGGCGTAAGTAGCCCCCGGAGGGCGAGGcccggtcaggggcccctttcaAGCGGGGCGGGTTCCTCCGGGTAGACAGCGGGAGAGGTCGGCCCCTT
This region includes:
- the ADM2 gene encoding protein ADM2, giving the protein MKRPLRREPACISRCRLLLLFPLLALLLHLPGAESASPAPSGRIWPLSPRKPWARSHPPAWLRKRLTTEELLDKTARMWPAWKPPVATPGSWLHLSVLPRRRLDPQQPGRPPQHRLPWTPAPRPKRQAAPRLHRAQLMRVGCALGTCQVQNLSHRLWLLKGQLGLQESAPMNPSSPHSYG